In Fusarium fujikuroi IMI 58289 draft genome, chromosome FFUJ_chr08, one genomic interval encodes:
- a CDS encoding related to ECM32-DNA dependent ATPase/DNA helicase B — protein MVLVQDASGSRAAKLIKTFWAVIKGEQQIINAHSAKLFAQACEIYRSKNSPVKFVEVLISNPAGIAALERVVRVDLTFSFINTTALPFLLTLSDEGVASLSNGGFLRQMLTAILEPVTFWTAAVGAYHNDKLDNVGLEAFAWLCLQIVSDQTSFGIHKQAVKELMDSKSLLKSQSPEVRKTAYRIDKIIKIFAQPEIASNGVTPGGRHDNDHANFRDISIYPTSEELLSTDPPYLQRLGEVFDKPMETRSQSYRDWLFRLLREDMLSELREDLQVAMSQKKGKRRPVALAQLRLVGINTDHDIETKHIPPYALYFACQQGINFPPKVSESGKKAFIEESKNFMKQDSFGALCCNGSIIAFGSLVRDVANLLKTPPIIGIKFSDGSGLEKAIAALQGPFKDKVKFFIVDTATFAYEPILQRLKTIAEFPLEAQLIDAEQPAQDGPRSTSLDALPHQLRAALDSGRKIKMPPGLKLKKDIYLQGAQLRSFIHGISSNLALIQGPPGTGKSFLGALILLTILRLSKSRILVLSYTNHALDQFLEDLMDIGISSDQMVRLGSKFTEATKPTLLREYDGQKRYWLKPEERNILNSLRVNETNLSAELQECSRKLAAREAHPADILEHLELSENFSIAWEAFQVPEDDGFKMVGSDGKTIEPADVYKFWLGGGDVNRLGHLSASLDPRTRTVWNAPLAVRKQCHYEWSQMVREEQSARFVELSQRFSDVRTEIKSILDERGRRVLQDKQIIACTTTAAAMYQSIIETANPDVILVEEAGEILEAHIITAMSASVKQLILIGDHKQLRPKVGNYLLTKEKGEGYDLNVSLFERLVIQGRHFTALEEQHRSHPDISQYPRMLAYPELKDMPSTSDRQPIRGLKSRVTFVHHERPEDTMDDVAERRDPTAKASKKNLHEAMMVLRMVRYLSQNGYKTENMVVLTPYLGQLFLLKETLRKEMDPWLNDVDNHDLVHNYQGEECDIVIVSLTRSNVSGDIGFLYARERLVVLLSRARNGMILFGNMETFMKSKKGGKMWTQYFDALKMNNSIFDGVPIHCERHPETSMLLKLPEDFDKKCPDGGCAEPCNAPLSCGKHKCQRRCHRVQDHSKIQCFAKVDRKCDKGHTTKAPCGNKTKVCATCIKEEEENQRRIERKLELERQRQEDDERRIRRDLELERKRQKLQDNYRLQLQQIEDEIDHRRRTMKYESEEKKHADELKQRKEELESLRQAESNKKKMKANQKTSPPPQAAPQFDAISSAAKEWKNMKEVEGARDAALDKLMGMIGLESVKDQILSIKSTVDTKIRTGKTTVARIFAEFLTTIGAIAGSCFKEVTGSKLANMGVTGCEKLIEDVNNNGGGCVFIDEAYQLSSGNSPGGKAVLDYLLAEVENLRGKVVFVLAGYSKEMESFFSHNPGIPSRFPIEMKFEDYTDKELLQILQLQIHRKFDGRMAVEQGSDGLFCRIAVRRVGHGRGKNGFGNARAIENCLQKISQRQSARLRRERRAGKKPNDLLLTQEDIIGPEPSEALLNSKAYRELKALIGLQEVKDALGVLMDTLRTNFERELAEQPLVEFSLNKVFLGSPGTGKTTVAKLYGEILKDLGLLSNGEVVTKNPADFVGAALGQSEAQTKGILAATVGKVLLIDEAYGLYGGGGVNGSVADPYKAAVIDTIVAEVQSVPGEDRCVLLLGYKEQMEEMFQNVNPGLSRRFPISSAFVFEDFDDVALAKILDLKLGKSGFKATVKAKVVALDVLRRARNRPNFGNAGEINILLGRAMASHQKRVSSGHVKKHGTLEPIDFDQDFDRAEKGDTDVKKLFEGDVGREHLISILRGYQIRVRQAKQLEIDPEIPFNFLFRGPPGTGKTTAARKMGQVYYDLGFLASTEVIEVSATELIGQYVGHTGPKVQQLLDKALGRVLFIDEAYRLASDSSFAREAVDELVDCVTKPKYHGKLIIILAGYVQDINTLLGINPGMSSRFPESIDFDPLTPASCIELMTSQLQASRSKLNGKIPVDLSCLERPEKEFLTELTHKFKELAKQDSWANARDVKELAKKIFHKFDLSSKSLTLTEELIRSTIDDMVAERRGRMTDKKPTAASEIAKALNATPNFTPPATTTNVTTLTEEKEEEEPEDELPAITVPQGIRDAGVSDEVWEQLQKDKEQEAKDEEEIRRLKKAQQNASDADREKLVRRILAEEEKRKKIEARKAKLMTMGVCLLDLTGLNRVVCTATKIE, from the exons ATGGTTCTAGTACAAGACGCATCTGGCTCTCGAGCCgcaaagctcatcaagacctTCTGGGCCGTCATCAAAGGCGAACAGCAAATCATCAATGCACACTCCGCAAAGTTATTTGCACAAGCTTGTGAGATCTACAGGAGCAAGAACTCGCCTGTCAAATTTGTCGAGGTCCTGATCTCGAACCCTGCCGGCATCGCGGCGTTGGAGAGAGTAGTCCGCGTCGACTTGACTTTTAGCTTCATAAACACCACTGCCTTGCCGTTTCTCCTAACGCTATCGGATGAGGGCGTCGCTTCTCTCAGCAATGGTGGATTCCTTCGCCAGATGCTGACGGCTATTCTGGAGCCGGTGACCTTTTGGACTGCTGCCGTGGGCGCTTACCATAATGACAAACTCGACAATGTCGGGCTTGAGGCATTTGCCTGGCTGTGCCTACAGATTGTCTCTGATCAAACGAGCTTTGGAATCCATAAACAAGCAGTCAAAGAATTGATGGACAGCAAGTCTCTTCTCAAATCGCAGTCGCCCGAGGTGAGAAAGACCGCATACCGCATCGAtaagatcatcaagatctttgcCCAACCCGAAATTGCATCCAACGGAGTCACTCCTGGAGGACGTCACGACAATGATCATGCCAACTTTCGCGATATCTCAATTTATCCGACCTCTGAAGAACTTCTGTCGACCGATCCTCCGTATCTCCAGCGACTGGGGGAGGTTTTTGATAAGCCAATGGAGACCCGAAGTCAGAGCTACCGTGACTGGCTCTTCCGTCTCCTTCGCGAGGACATGCTCTCTGAGCTTCGCGAAGATCTTCAAGTCGCGATGAgtcagaagaagggcaagcgCCGTCCTGTTGCTTTGGCGCAATTGAGACTGGTTGGCATCAATACCGACCATGACATTGAGACCAAGCACATCCCGCCATATGCTCTCTACTTCGCGTGCCAGCAGGGCATTAATTTTCCGCCTAAAGTATCAGAAAGCGGGAAGAAGGCGTTTATAGAAGAGTCCAAGAATTTTATGAAACAAGATTCTTTCGGTGCGCTCTGTTGCAACGGCTCCATCATCGCATTCGGGTCGCTTGTCAGAGACGTCGCCAATCTCCTCAAGACACCACCCATCATCGGTATCAAGTTTAGCGATGGCTCAGGTCTCGAGAAGGCGATAGCAGCCCTCCAAGGCCCTTTCAAGGATAAAGTCAAGTTCTTTATCGTAGACACGGCTACCTTTGCCTATGAGCCGATTCTCCAGCGATTGAAGACCATCGCCGAGTTCCCACTCGAAGCTCAATTGATCGATGCGGAGCAACCTGCTCAGGATGGACCGAGATCAACGTCATTGGACGCCCTGCCACATCAGCTCCGTGCTGCTTTGGACTCGGGGCGTAAAATCAAGATGCCTCCAGGTTTGAAGCTGAAAAAAGACATCTATTTACAGGGCGCTCAGCTGAGATCGTTCATTCAtggcatcagcagcaacctGGCTCTCATTCAAGGCCCACCTGGTACAGGAAAGTCATTCTTGGGCGCACTCATTCTCTTGACTATCCTACGATTGAGCAAGTCGCGTATCCTTGTTCTGAGCTATACGAACCACGCCCTTGACCAGTTTTTGGAGGATCTGATGGACATTGGCATCAGCTCAGATCAAATGGTTCGTCTGGGCTCCAAGTTTACTGAAGCCACCAAACCCACTCTTCTGAGAGAATACGACGGTCAAAAGAGGTATTGGTTGAAGCCGGAGGAGAGAAATATCCTCAATTCACTTCGCGTCAATGAAACAAATCTCAGCGCGGAGCTTCAAGAATGCAGCAGAAAGCTCGCTGCACGAGAGGCTCATCCGGCCGATATCCTGGAACACCTGGAGCTTTCCGAAAATTTCAGCATCGCATGGGAAGCTTTTCAAGTGCCAGAAGACGACGGGTTCAAGATGGTTGGTTCGGATGGTAAAACAATTGAACCGGCCGATGTTTACAAATTTTGGCTGGGCGGCGGTGATGTCAATCGTCTCGGACACCTCAGCGCATCTCTCGACCCGAGAACCCGTACCGTTTGGAATGCGCCGCTCGCTGTGAGAAAGCAATGTCATTATGAGTGGTCTCAAATGGTTCGTGAGGAACAGAGCGCCCGTTTCGTTGAACTGAGCCAGCGATTCAGTGATGTGAGGACCGAGATCAAGAGTATCCTTGACGAGCGCGGACGAAGAGTTCTCCAGGATAAACAAATCATCGCATGCACAACAACCGCGGCAGCAATGTACCAGTCAATCATTGAAACCGCCAATCCCGACGTCATCTTGGTTGAAGAAGCGGGAGAAATTCTCGAAGCGCATATTATTACAGCCATGAGTGCTTCAGTCAAGCAGCTCATACTCATCGGAGATCACAAGCAGCTCAGGCCAAAGGTCGGCAATTATTTGTTGACGAAGGAAAAAGGCGAAGGCTACGATCTGAACGTGTCGCTCTTCGAAAGACTTGTTATCCAGGGTCGCCATTTCACAGCCCTTGAAGAGCAGCACCGCAGTCATCCAGATATCTCACAATACCCTCGCATGCTAGCCTATCCCGAACTAAAGGACATGCCATCAACTTCAGACCGCCAGCCGATCCGAGGATTGAAGAGTCGAGTTACATTTGTTCATCATGAACGACCGGAGGATACCATGGACGATGTCGCTGAGCGCCGGGACCCTACTGCCAAAGCCAGCAAAAAAAACCTTCACGAGGCTATGATGGTTCTCCGAATGGTGCGGTACCTATCGCAGAATGGATACAAGACTGAGAACATGGTTGTTCTCACGCCATATCTGGGCCAATTATTCCTTTTGAAGGAGACTCTTCGGAAGGAAATGGATCCCTGGCTAAATGATGTTGACAACCATGACCTGGTGC ataactatcaaggagaagaatgcgatatcgtcatcgtctcACTAACACGCAGCAACGTATCGGGAGACATTGGATTTCTGTACGCTCGCGAACGACTAGTCGTCCTTCTATCACGAGCCAGAAACGGCATGATTCTCTTTGGAAACATGGAGACATTCATGAAAAGCAAGAAGGGCGGTAAAATGTGGACGCAGTATTTCGATGCGCTGAAGATGAATAATTCCATATTCGATGGAGTGCCTATCCATTGCGAGCGCCACCCTGAGACGTccatgttgttgaagctgccGGAAGACTTTGATAAGAAGTGTCCCGATGGAGGATGTGCCGAACCCTG TAACGCCCCGTTGAGTTGCGGCAAGCACAAGTGTCAGCGACGCTGCCATAGAGTGCAGGACCACTCAAAGATCCAATGCTTTGCCAAAGTCGACAGAAAGTGCGATAAAGGCCATACGACGAAGGCCCCATGCGGAAATAAGACCAAAGTCTGCGCGACCTGCAtcaaagaggaggaagaaaatcAGCGACGTATCGAACGCAAACTCGAACTCGAACGACAGCGccaggaggatgatgagaggcGTATCAGACGTGATCTCGAATTGGAACGGAAACGCCAAAAGCTCCAAGACAATTATCGCCTGCAGTTACAACagattgaagatgagattgaccATCGCCGTCGAACTATGAAGTACGAgtctgaagagaagaagcatgcGGACGAGCTCAAACAAAGgaaggaggagcttgagtctcttcgacaagctgaaagcaacaagaagaagatgaaggcaaaCCAGAAAACCAGTCCACCGCCTCAGGCTGCTCCTCAGTTCGATGCTATCTCCAGTGCAGCCAAAGAGTGGAAGAACATGAAAGAGGTTGAAGGTGCACGCGACGCTGCCCTGGATAAGCTGATGGGAATGATCGGTCTAGAGTCTGTGAAAGACCAGATACTGTCGATCAAGTCCACGGTCGACACCAAGATAC GTACAG GCAAGACGACAGTGGCCAGAATATTTGCCGAATTCCTCACAACAATCGGCGCAATTGCAGGAAGCTGCTTCAAGGAAGTCACTGGCTCTAAACTCGCCAACATGGGAGTCACTGGCTGTGAGAAGCTCATTGAGGATGTCAACAACAACGGTGGCGGATGTGTATTTATCGACGAAGCATACCAGCTGTCATCTGGCAACAGTCCCGGCGGCAAGGCTGTACTAGATTATCTCCTGGCAGAGGTCGAGAACCTGAGAGGAAAGGTCGTGTTTGTCTTGGCAGGATATAGCAAGGAGATGGAGTCGTTCTTCTCTCACAATCCGGGCATTCCCAGTCGATTTCCCATTGAGATGAAGTTTGAGGACTACACAGATAAAGAACTTCTCCAGATTCTCCAGCTACAGATCCATCGCAAGTTCGACGGTAGAATGGCTGTTGAGCAAGGAAGCGATGGACTATTCTGCCGGATTGCCGTACGCCGGGTCGGTCATGGTCGTGGAAAGAATGGGTTCGGTAATGCGCGCGCCATAGAAAACTGCCTTCAGAAGATCAGCCAACGACAATCAGCACGTCTGAGAAGGGAACGCCGAGCCGGCAAGAAGCCAAATGATTTGCTCCTCACTCAAGAAGACATCATTGGGCCAGAACCTTCCGAGGCATTGCTGAACAGCAAGGCTTACCGAGAGCTCAAAGCCCTGATCGGATTGCAGGAAGTCAAAGATGCACTTGGTGTGCTCATGGACACCTTGAGAACAAACTTCGAGCGTGAGCTTGCAGAGCAGCCTCTAGTAGAGTTCTCGCTCAACAAGGTATTCTTGGGATCGCCCGGCACTGGGAAGACTACTGTGGCAAAGCTCTACGGAGAGATCCTCAAAGATCTGGGACTTCTTTCGAATGGAGAGGTCGTCACTAAGAACCCGGCTGATTTTGTCGGGGCTGCTCTTGGGCAGTCAGAGGCCCAGACCAAGGGTATCCTCGCCGCCACCGTCGGAAAAGTTCTTCTGATTGACGAAGCATACGGACTctatggaggaggaggcgtAAATGGCTCGGTCGCTGATCCCTACAAGGCGGCTGTTATCGACACCATCGTCGCAGAGGTTCAAAGCGTACCAGGCGAAGACCGATGTGTCCTACTACTTGGCTACAAGGagcagatggaggagatgttCCAGAACGTCAATCCTGGTCTCAGTCGACGCTTTCCCATCTCGTCTGcctttgtctttgaagactttgatgatgttgctctGGCAAAGATTCTGGACCTCAAGCTGGGCAAGTCGGGCTTCAAGGCAacagtcaaggccaaggttgtCGCACTGGATGTCCTGCGTCGTGCCAGAAACCGCCCGAATTTTGGAAACGCTGGTGAGATCAACATTCTACTGGGAAGAGCTATGGCCAGCCACCAAAAGCGTGTTTCATCCGGACACGTTAAGAAGCATGGGACCTTGGAGCCCATTGACTTTGATCAGGACTTTGACCGCGCTGAAAAGGGTGATACCGACGTCAAGAAACTGTTTGAGGGCGATGTTGGGCGTGAGCATCTTATATCGATCCTTCGAGGGTACCAGATCCGCGTGCGTCAGGCCAAGCAACTGGAAATTGACCCGGAAATCCCCTTCAACTTCCTGTTCCGCGGCCCACCTGGTACAGGAAAGACTACAGCTGCGCGCAAGATGGGCCAGGTGTACTATGATCTGGGCTTCTTGGCTAGCACAGAGGTCATTGAGGTTTCTGCTACTGAGCTCATCGGCCAGTACGTTGGACATACTGGGCCTAAAGTGCAGCAGCTCCTTGACAAAGCTTTGGGGCGGGTCCTTTTCATCGATGAAGCGTATCGACTGGCTTCCGACAGTTCGTTTGCCAGAGAGgcagttgatgagcttgtggaTTGCGTCACGAAGCCAAAGTATCATGGCAAGCTTATAATTATCCTTGCTGGCTACGTGCAGGACATCAATACTCTGCTGGGCATTAACCCCGGAATGTCTAGTCGGTTCCCGGAAAGCATTGACTTTGACCCTCTCACTCCTGCTAGCTGCATTGAGCTCATGACCAGTCAATTACAAGCCAGCAGATCCAAGCTCAACGGAAAGATACCAGTGGATCTGTCATGTTTGGAGCGTCCTGAAAAGGAATTCTTGACAGAGCTGACTCATAAGTTCAAGGAACTGGCGAAACAGGATAGCTGGGCAAATGCGAGAGATGTCAAAGAACTTGCCAAGAAGATATTTCACAAGTTTGACCTATCTTCTAAGAGCCTGACGCTTACCGAGGAGCTCATTCGCAGCACTATAGACGACATGGTGGCGGAGCGTCGAGGTCGAATGACTGACAAGAAGCCTACTGCTGCGAGTGAGATCGCTAAAGCACTCAATGCTACACCCAATTTCACACCACCTGCAACGACAACCAACGTCACCACACTTACTGaggaaaaggaggaggaggagccagAAGACGAGCTCCCAGCCATCACTGTTCCCCAAGGTATACGAGACGCCGGGGTAAGCGATGAAGTTTGGGAACAGCTCCAAAAGGACAAAGAGCAGgaagccaaagatgaagaggaaattCGCCGACTCAAAAAGGCCCAGCAGAATGCAAGTGACGCTGATAGAGAGAAGCTCGTTCGTCGGATtctggctgaggaggagaaacgGAAGAAGATTGAGGCGAGGAAGGCAaagttgatgacgatgggaGTTTGCCTGCTGGATTTAACTGGATTAAACAGGGTG GTATGTACAGCCACCAAGATTGAATGA